Proteins co-encoded in one Streptomyces sp. JH34 genomic window:
- a CDS encoding ABC transporter ATP-binding protein, which yields MTRAVSAAEVAPRTYAHEIRAAGLKIRVGRTRMAVDGLDLSLGTGVHGLLGPNGAGKTTLIRALATVLRPAEGALELFGTSVASADEHRSVRRRIGYLPQEFGYYKRFTVREFVEYMAWLKEVPKADVPAAVQRAVERVGLADRADDRMKALSGGMVRRAGIAQAIVNDPEVLLLDEPTVGLDPAQRMRFRELLQELATDTCVVVSTHLVEDVAAACTDVVLFAEGRLVFQGTPAGMAAAGTAGHPGDSPLERGYSALLAEPAPGSAQKRGAW from the coding sequence ATGACACGCGCGGTGAGCGCGGCGGAAGTCGCGCCGAGGACCTACGCCCATGAGATCAGGGCCGCAGGACTGAAAATCCGGGTCGGACGGACCCGGATGGCCGTCGACGGGCTCGACCTGTCCCTCGGCACGGGCGTGCACGGCCTCCTCGGCCCGAACGGGGCGGGCAAGACCACGCTCATCCGGGCACTGGCCACCGTGCTGCGGCCCGCCGAGGGCGCCTTGGAGCTGTTCGGCACGTCCGTGGCCTCCGCGGACGAGCACCGCTCGGTGCGCCGCCGGATCGGCTATCTGCCGCAGGAGTTCGGTTACTACAAGCGGTTCACGGTGCGCGAGTTCGTCGAGTACATGGCCTGGCTGAAGGAAGTCCCCAAGGCGGACGTCCCGGCGGCCGTCCAGCGAGCCGTGGAGCGGGTCGGTCTCGCGGACCGCGCCGACGACCGGATGAAGGCCCTGTCCGGCGGCATGGTGCGACGGGCCGGCATCGCCCAGGCCATCGTCAACGACCCGGAGGTCCTGCTGCTGGACGAGCCGACGGTCGGCCTGGACCCGGCGCAGCGGATGCGCTTCCGTGAACTGCTGCAGGAGCTGGCCACGGACACCTGCGTGGTCGTCTCCACGCATCTGGTGGAGGACGTCGCGGCGGCCTGCACCGATGTGGTGCTCTTCGCCGAGGGCCGGCTGGTCTTCCAGGGCACCCCTGCCGGGATGGCCGCCGCGGGAACCGCCGGCCATCCGGGGGACAGCCCGCTGGAGCGCGGCTACTCGGCGCTGCTCGCCGAGCCCGCGCCCGGCTCCGCGCAGAAGAGGGGTGCCTGGTGA
- a CDS encoding zf-HC2 domain-containing protein yields the protein MSGLSGESREHASVRLIGRYARGDADIAADEVWALEAHLEACATCRTRLSDAVETGAPDVTSLIGTVWRGLEPSLDTAPTMPARRRRPVWLTAWLTPAMAPWLAMTVGVVLIALALDLAAPGFSEVSLVLLLAPVLPLGGVAASWSRGLDPAYELTAAAPRAGLHLVLRRTASVLAVVVPVLLAAGWPAGVSAAQWLLPCLALTSAALALGGVFGVARAALGLMAVWTAGVMAPSLINRSKSAFLDPDSLPVWGLLLVLGMGVVMARRGSYTTVPRVSP from the coding sequence ATGAGCGGGTTGAGCGGAGAGAGCAGAGAACACGCGTCCGTGCGGCTCATCGGCCGTTACGCGCGCGGCGACGCGGACATCGCCGCCGACGAGGTGTGGGCGCTGGAGGCGCACCTGGAGGCCTGCGCGACATGCCGCACCCGGCTCTCGGACGCCGTGGAGACCGGGGCGCCCGACGTCACCTCGCTGATCGGCACCGTCTGGCGCGGCCTGGAGCCGAGTCTGGACACCGCGCCCACGATGCCGGCGCGGCGGCGCCGGCCGGTGTGGCTGACGGCGTGGCTCACACCGGCGATGGCCCCGTGGCTGGCCATGACCGTCGGCGTCGTCCTGATCGCGCTGGCGCTGGACCTGGCCGCTCCCGGCTTCAGCGAGGTGTCGCTGGTGCTGCTGCTCGCCCCGGTCCTGCCGCTGGGCGGGGTCGCCGCGTCCTGGTCGCGGGGGCTCGATCCGGCGTACGAGCTGACGGCGGCGGCCCCGCGGGCGGGACTGCACCTGGTGCTGCGCCGCACCGCGTCCGTGCTGGCCGTGGTCGTCCCCGTTCTGCTGGCCGCGGGGTGGCCGGCCGGGGTGTCGGCAGCTCAGTGGCTGCTGCCCTGCCTGGCCCTGACCTCGGCGGCCCTGGCGCTCGGCGGCGTCTTCGGGGTGGCCCGCGCCGCTCTCGGCCTGATGGCCGTGTGGACGGCCGGTGTGATGGCGCCGTCTCTGATCAACCGCAGCAAGTCCGCCTTCCTGGACCCGGACAGCCTGCCCGTGTGGGGCCTGTTGCTCGTGCTCGGCATGGGCGTCGTGATGGCCCGCCGGGGCTCGTACACCACGGTCCCCCGGGTTTCCCCGTGA
- a CDS encoding RNA polymerase sigma factor, which translates to MRADRKALHQVDEERLVHLVAKGDRAAFEELYRRTSPWMAVRLRRRCSDEQIVAEVMQETYLAVWRAAGAFAGSAVGGTAVGWLWTIAARRLVDAFRRRAHHAEPPPAAAARVMAPAAEEEALAAGVDGDVGDALRRLAPELREVLQATVLDGLSVRETAALLGLPEGTVKTRARRARIAMRKALA; encoded by the coding sequence GTGAGAGCAGACAGGAAAGCGCTGCACCAGGTGGACGAGGAGCGCCTCGTCCACCTGGTGGCCAAGGGCGACCGCGCCGCGTTCGAGGAGCTGTACCGGCGCACGTCGCCGTGGATGGCGGTACGGCTGCGCCGCCGCTGCTCCGACGAGCAGATCGTCGCCGAGGTGATGCAGGAGACGTATCTGGCGGTGTGGCGCGCGGCGGGCGCGTTCGCCGGCAGCGCGGTCGGCGGCACGGCCGTCGGATGGCTGTGGACGATCGCGGCGCGCCGCCTCGTGGACGCCTTCCGACGCCGCGCCCACCACGCCGAGCCGCCTCCGGCCGCCGCCGCGCGGGTTATGGCGCCCGCCGCCGAGGAGGAGGCGCTCGCGGCGGGCGTCGACGGTGACGTCGGCGACGCGCTTCGGCGTCTGGCCCCGGAACTCAGAGAGGTACTGCAGGCCACGGTGCTCGACGGGCTGTCCGTCCGGGAGACCGCCGCCCTGCTCGGGCTGCCCGAGGGCACGGTCAAGACCCGTGCCCGCCGGGCGCGGATCGCGATGCGGAAGGCGCTGGCATGA
- a CDS encoding ABC transporter ATP-binding protein, producing the protein MAGPGGRMMMGPTERSMDFKGSGKRLLRRFSKEKASLYLMLGAVALSVALSVVGPKILGAATDLIFAGVVGRQMPDGTTKEQAIESLREKGDDGLADMLTGVDFTPGTGIDFGAVGQVLLAVLVVYVGAGLLMLVSTRVSIRVINRVVFQLREDLQTKLARLPLSYFDRQQRGEVLSRATNDIDNISQTMQQTMGQLINSLLTIVGVLIMMFWISPLLALVALVTIPLSVFVAARVGKRSQPHFVAQWKVTGRLNAHIEEMYTGHTLVKVFGRQEESARDFAEQNEALYEAGFKAQFNSGIMQPLMMFVSNLNYVLVAVVGGLRVASGALSIGDVQAFIQYSRQFSMPLTQVASMANLVQSGIASAERVFGLLDAEEQAPDPDPAERPEELRGSVALENVSFRYDPEKPLIEDLSLSVEPGHTVAIVGPTGAGKTTLVNLLMRFYEVTGGRITLDGVDAAKMTRDELRSGIGMVLQDTWLFGGTIAENIAYGASREVTREEIEDAARAAHADRFVRTLPDGYDTVLDDEGAGVSAGEKQLITIARAFLSDPVILVLDEATSSVDTRTEVLIQKAMARLAHGRTSFVIAHRLSTIRDADVILVMENGSIVEQGTHDELLAAEGAYARLYAAQFAQALAEVD; encoded by the coding sequence ATGGCAGGACCGGGCGGACGGATGATGATGGGGCCCACCGAGCGCTCCATGGACTTCAAGGGATCCGGGAAGCGGCTGCTGAGGAGGTTCAGCAAGGAGAAGGCCTCGCTGTACCTGATGCTGGGTGCCGTGGCGCTGAGCGTGGCGCTCTCCGTCGTGGGGCCCAAGATCCTCGGTGCGGCCACCGACCTGATCTTCGCGGGTGTCGTCGGACGGCAGATGCCGGACGGCACCACCAAGGAACAGGCCATCGAGAGCCTGCGCGAGAAGGGCGACGACGGGCTCGCCGACATGCTGACCGGGGTGGACTTCACGCCGGGCACCGGCATCGACTTCGGCGCCGTGGGCCAGGTCCTGCTCGCGGTGCTGGTGGTCTACGTCGGCGCGGGGCTGCTGATGCTGGTGTCGACCCGGGTCTCGATCCGGGTGATCAACCGGGTCGTCTTCCAGCTGCGCGAGGACCTGCAGACCAAGCTGGCACGGCTCCCGCTGTCGTACTTCGACCGGCAGCAGCGCGGTGAGGTGCTGAGCCGGGCGACGAACGACATCGACAACATCTCGCAGACGATGCAGCAGACGATGGGTCAGCTGATCAACTCCCTGCTCACCATCGTCGGCGTGCTGATCATGATGTTCTGGATCTCGCCCCTGCTGGCCCTGGTCGCGCTGGTGACGATCCCGCTGTCGGTGTTCGTGGCCGCGCGGGTCGGCAAGCGGTCGCAGCCGCACTTCGTGGCGCAGTGGAAGGTGACGGGCAGGCTCAACGCCCACATCGAGGAGATGTACACCGGCCACACCCTGGTGAAGGTCTTCGGCCGGCAGGAGGAATCCGCCCGCGACTTCGCCGAGCAGAACGAGGCGTTGTACGAGGCGGGCTTCAAAGCCCAGTTCAACAGCGGGATCATGCAGCCGCTGATGATGTTCGTGTCGAACCTGAACTACGTGCTGGTCGCGGTCGTCGGCGGGCTGCGCGTGGCATCGGGCGCGCTGTCCATCGGTGACGTGCAGGCGTTCATCCAGTACTCGCGGCAGTTCTCGATGCCGCTGACCCAGGTCGCCTCGATGGCGAACCTGGTGCAGTCGGGCATCGCTTCGGCCGAGCGGGTCTTCGGTCTGCTGGACGCCGAGGAGCAGGCGCCCGACCCCGATCCCGCCGAGCGGCCGGAGGAGCTGCGTGGCAGTGTCGCGCTGGAGAACGTGTCGTTCCGGTACGACCCGGAGAAGCCGCTCATCGAGGACCTCTCGCTGAGCGTGGAGCCCGGCCACACGGTCGCGATCGTCGGCCCGACCGGTGCCGGCAAGACGACCCTGGTCAATCTGCTGATGCGGTTCTACGAGGTGACGGGCGGCCGGATCACCCTCGACGGGGTCGACGCGGCGAAGATGACGCGCGACGAACTCCGTTCGGGCATAGGCATGGTGCTCCAGGACACCTGGCTGTTCGGCGGCACGATCGCGGAGAACATCGCCTACGGCGCCTCGCGCGAGGTGACCCGGGAGGAGATCGAGGACGCCGCGCGGGCGGCCCACGCCGACCGTTTCGTCCGCACGCTGCCCGACGGCTACGACACGGTGCTCGACGACGAGGGTGCCGGGGTCAGCGCCGGTGAGAAGCAGCTGATCACGATCGCGCGCGCGTTCCTGTCCGACCCGGTGATCCTGGTGCTCGACGAGGCCACCAGCTCGGTGGACACGCGTACCGAGGTGCTGATCCAGAAGGCGATGGCGCGGCTGGCCCACGGCCGTACGAGCTTCGTGATCGCGCACCGGCTCTCCACCATCCGGGACGCCGACGTGATCCTGGTGATGGAGAACGGCTCGATCGTCGAACAGGGCACGCACGACGAGCTGCTGGCGGCGGAGGGGGCGTACGCACGGCTGTACGCAGCCCAGTTCGCCCAGGCTCTGGCCGAGGTGGACTGA
- a CDS encoding ABC transporter ATP-binding protein, which yields MLIKLLRTYLGPYRRPIVLLVLLQLLQTCASLYLPSLNADIIDNGVVRGDTGYILEFGGVMIAVSVLQIVCNIGAVYYGARTASALGRDVRASVFGRVQSFSAREVGRFGAPSLITRTTNDVQQVQMLVLMAFTLMVSAPIMCVGGVIMALGQDVPLSAVLLAVLPVLGVSVSLIVRRMRPLFRTMQVRLDAVNRVLREQITGNRVIRAFIRDGYEEERFRGANTELTDVALSTGRLMALMFPTVMTVVNLSSIAVVWFGAHRIDSGGMQIGALTAFLAYLMQIVMSVMMATFMFIMVPRAEVCAERIQEVLETESSVVPPTAPVTKVLKHGHLEIRGAEFRFPGAEEPVLRSVDLVARPGETTAIIGSTGSGKSTLLGLVPRLFDATDGDVLVDGTDVRTLDPVLLAKTVSLVPQKPYLFSGTVATNLRYGNPDATDEQLWHALEVAQAKDFVEGLEHGLDAPISQGGTNVSGGQRQRLAIARTLVQEPEIYLFDDSFSALDYATDAALRGALSRETAGATVVIVAQRVSTIRDADRILVLDEGRVVGTGSHHELMEGNETYREIVLSQLTEAEAA from the coding sequence GTGCTCATAAAACTCCTGCGGACCTATCTGGGTCCGTACAGACGTCCCATCGTGCTGCTGGTGCTGCTCCAGCTCCTGCAGACCTGCGCAAGCCTCTACCTGCCCAGCCTCAACGCGGACATCATCGACAACGGTGTCGTGCGGGGTGACACGGGCTACATCCTGGAGTTCGGCGGCGTGATGATCGCCGTCAGCGTCCTGCAGATCGTCTGCAACATCGGGGCGGTCTACTACGGGGCCAGGACGGCGTCCGCGCTCGGACGCGACGTGCGCGCGTCGGTCTTCGGCCGGGTGCAGTCGTTCTCCGCGCGCGAGGTGGGCCGGTTCGGGGCCCCTTCGCTGATCACGCGGACGACCAACGACGTGCAGCAGGTCCAGATGCTCGTCCTGATGGCGTTCACCCTGATGGTCTCGGCGCCCATCATGTGTGTCGGCGGCGTCATCATGGCGCTCGGCCAGGACGTCCCGCTGTCGGCGGTGCTGCTGGCCGTGCTGCCCGTCCTCGGTGTCTCGGTGAGCCTGATCGTGAGGCGCATGCGGCCTCTGTTCCGCACGATGCAGGTACGGCTGGACGCGGTCAACCGGGTGCTGCGCGAGCAGATCACCGGTAACCGCGTCATCCGCGCCTTCATCCGTGACGGCTACGAGGAGGAGCGCTTCCGCGGCGCCAACACGGAGTTGACGGACGTCGCGCTGTCGACGGGGCGGCTGATGGCCCTCATGTTCCCGACGGTGATGACGGTGGTGAACCTGTCGTCGATCGCGGTGGTCTGGTTCGGGGCGCACCGCATCGACAGCGGCGGGATGCAGATCGGGGCGCTCACCGCGTTCCTCGCGTATCTGATGCAGATCGTGATGTCGGTGATGATGGCCACCTTCATGTTCATCATGGTCCCGCGCGCCGAGGTGTGCGCGGAGCGCATCCAGGAGGTCCTGGAGACCGAGTCGAGCGTGGTGCCGCCCACCGCTCCGGTGACGAAGGTGCTGAAGCACGGGCATCTGGAGATACGGGGCGCGGAGTTCCGCTTCCCGGGGGCCGAGGAGCCGGTGCTGCGCTCGGTCGATCTGGTGGCCCGGCCCGGGGAGACGACCGCGATCATCGGGTCGACGGGCAGCGGGAAGTCGACGCTGCTCGGGCTCGTTCCGCGGCTGTTCGACGCGACGGACGGCGACGTGCTGGTCGACGGCACGGACGTGCGGACACTGGATCCCGTCCTGCTGGCGAAGACCGTGAGCCTGGTCCCGCAGAAGCCGTACCTGTTCTCGGGCACGGTCGCGACGAATCTGCGCTACGGCAATCCGGACGCCACCGACGAGCAGCTGTGGCACGCGCTGGAGGTGGCACAGGCGAAGGACTTCGTGGAAGGGCTGGAGCACGGCCTCGACGCGCCGATCTCGCAGGGCGGCACCAATGTCTCCGGCGGTCAGCGGCAGCGGCTCGCGATCGCGCGGACGCTGGTGCAGGAGCCGGAGATCTATCTCTTCGACGACTCGTTCTCGGCCCTGGACTACGCGACGGACGCCGCGCTGCGCGGGGCACTGTCCCGGGAGACGGCGGGGGCGACCGTGGTGATCGTGGCCCAGCGGGTGTCCACGATCCGTGACGCCGACCGGATCCTGGTGCTGGACGAGGGCCGGGTCGTCGGGACGGGCAGCCATCACGAGCTCATGGAAGGCAACGAAACCTACCGGGAGATCGTGCTCTCCCAGCTGACGGAAGCGGAGGCCGCCTGA
- a CDS encoding FGGY family carbohydrate kinase has protein sequence MGIVAGLDSSSAFTHIVVCDTDTGEVLRQGYAAHPIEAKASEVDPQAWLLSLGEAASGGLLEGVQAIGVSAQQHGLVPLDHQGNLVRPALLGNDRRAQAAAADLIDGLGGRQPWAEAVGAVPQSSQPVAKLRWLARSEPENAQRVAAVLQPHDWLVWQLLGRPARRTTDRGAASGTGYWSTGSGSYRPDLVELALGHHAALPEVLGPADAAGTTPEGLLISAGTGETMAAAFGLGVAVGDAVVSLGASGSVMAVHHEALADPTGMITSFADATGMHLPVVHTSNAVRALRGTAEMLGLEGLDELSGLALESTPGASGLVLLPYLEGERTPHLPHTAGTLSGLRRESMKPEHLARAAFEGMLCSLADALDVLRDRGVEVRRVFLLGAAAELPAVQALAPALFGTQVVVPQPAEYAALGAARQAAWALGVSQGTLDPRTPPAWKEADAQVLEPGEELAVGGAVRQQYGATRDQIHPGAFDPAV, from the coding sequence ATGGGCATAGTGGCCGGCTTGGACAGTTCATCCGCCTTCACGCACATCGTCGTCTGCGACACGGACACCGGTGAGGTGCTGCGGCAGGGGTACGCCGCGCATCCGATCGAGGCCAAGGCCTCCGAGGTGGATCCGCAGGCGTGGCTGCTCTCACTCGGTGAGGCGGCCTCCGGAGGGCTGCTCGAAGGCGTGCAGGCCATCGGTGTGTCCGCGCAGCAGCACGGGCTGGTTCCGCTGGACCACCAGGGCAATCTCGTACGTCCGGCGCTGCTCGGCAACGACCGGCGGGCTCAGGCCGCCGCGGCGGATCTGATCGACGGGCTCGGCGGGCGGCAGCCCTGGGCCGAGGCGGTCGGGGCCGTGCCCCAGTCCTCCCAGCCCGTGGCGAAGCTGCGCTGGCTGGCGCGGAGCGAGCCCGAGAACGCGCAGCGGGTAGCGGCGGTCCTGCAGCCGCACGACTGGCTGGTGTGGCAGCTCCTCGGCCGGCCCGCCCGGCGGACGACGGACCGCGGTGCGGCGTCCGGGACGGGCTACTGGTCGACCGGGTCCGGTTCGTACCGGCCCGACCTGGTGGAGCTGGCGCTCGGCCACCATGCGGCGCTGCCCGAGGTCCTCGGCCCGGCCGACGCCGCCGGGACGACACCGGAGGGTCTGCTGATCTCCGCGGGTACCGGCGAGACGATGGCCGCCGCCTTCGGGCTGGGTGTCGCCGTCGGGGACGCCGTCGTGTCGCTGGGCGCCTCGGGATCGGTGATGGCCGTGCACCACGAGGCACTGGCCGACCCCACGGGGATGATCACCTCCTTCGCCGACGCGACGGGGATGCACCTGCCGGTGGTCCACACGTCGAACGCGGTCCGCGCCCTGCGCGGCACGGCGGAGATGCTCGGACTGGAGGGGCTGGACGAACTGTCCGGGCTGGCGCTGGAGTCGACGCCGGGGGCCTCGGGACTCGTCCTGCTGCCGTACCTGGAGGGCGAGCGCACCCCGCATCTGCCGCACACCGCCGGAACCCTGAGCGGACTGCGGCGTGAGTCGATGAAGCCCGAGCACCTGGCACGGGCAGCCTTCGAGGGCATGCTGTGCTCGCTGGCCGACGCGCTGGACGTGCTGCGGGACCGCGGTGTGGAGGTGCGGCGGGTGTTCCTGCTGGGCGCCGCGGCCGAACTGCCCGCCGTGCAGGCGCTGGCCCCCGCACTGTTCGGCACCCAGGTCGTCGTGCCGCAGCCCGCCGAGTACGCGGCACTGGGTGCGGCCCGGCAGGCGGCGTGGGCGCTCGGCGTCTCGCAGGGGACGCTCGATCCGCGCACTCCACCGGCCTGGAAGGAGGCGGACGCGCAGGTGCTGGAGCCGGGTGAGGAGCTCGCTGTGGGCGGCGCGGTCCGCCAGCAGTACGGGGCGACCCGCGACCAGATCCACCCCGGGGCGTTCGACCCGGCTGTCTGA
- a CDS encoding YtxH domain-containing protein — translation MRYRLTFIAGVALGYVLGTRAGRERYEQLKKAAQQLAENPAVRNAAESAAHGGRDFAGKAYHSVSEKVGDKVPVSVSDRVRSLRDRSGRNGSDDWGTTNT, via the coding sequence ATGCGGTACCGGCTCACGTTCATCGCCGGAGTGGCGCTCGGTTACGTGCTCGGCACGCGAGCCGGGCGCGAGCGTTACGAGCAGCTGAAGAAGGCCGCGCAGCAGTTGGCCGAGAATCCCGCCGTGCGGAACGCGGCGGAGTCCGCCGCCCACGGCGGCCGGGACTTCGCCGGCAAGGCCTACCACTCGGTGAGCGAGAAGGTCGGGGACAAGGTCCCCGTGTCCGTCTCCGACCGGGTGCGCTCGCTGCGGGACCGCAGCGGGCGGAACGGCAGCGACGACTGGGGGACGACGAACACCTGA
- a CDS encoding transglycosylase SLT domain-containing protein, whose product MVVNEMLMRIETRIDGLPDAKGNNYLMLSNSDESRREYISANTELIRAAAHDTGLPPEMIAGIAWQEVEGDPGALDDVAHEARKILPGDPDQTSMGPMAIQVRRAAEVLGYDPSNLTDMQRSVVVDSIKDPAKNIFIASEYLAQLKAESGFADIPPEQMTRAQMQELAARYNGGPYYEDPAAQAYGRGFDRKLDDATEALK is encoded by the coding sequence GTGGTGGTCAACGAGATGCTGATGCGGATCGAGACCCGCATCGACGGCCTGCCGGACGCGAAGGGCAACAACTACTTGATGTTGTCCAACTCCGACGAAAGCCGCCGAGAATACATCTCCGCCAACACCGAACTGATCAGAGCAGCCGCGCACGACACGGGGCTACCGCCAGAGATGATCGCCGGCATCGCGTGGCAGGAGGTCGAGGGCGACCCGGGGGCGCTCGACGACGTCGCTCATGAAGCACGGAAGATCCTTCCTGGTGATCCGGACCAGACGTCTATGGGGCCTATGGCCATCCAGGTCCGTCGTGCGGCTGAGGTCCTTGGGTACGACCCAAGCAACCTCACCGACATGCAACGGAGCGTGGTCGTAGATTCGATCAAGGATCCCGCCAAGAACATCTTCATCGCGTCGGAGTACCTCGCCCAGCTCAAGGCAGAGAGCGGCTTCGCCGACATACCTCCGGAACAAATGACCCGCGCGCAGATGCAGGAACTCGCCGCCCGCTACAACGGCGGTCCCTACTACGAGGACCCCGCCGCCCAGGCATATGGTCGAGGCTTCGACCGGAAACTGGACGACGCAACGGAGGCACTGAAGTGA
- a CDS encoding AraC family transcriptional regulator, with amino-acid sequence MTESAVEWRHRRARFGVESLVVRAADGDFPTVVNGGYTVKITHGGSAPPFQYLGRTQDPPVPGAVTVIEPHEVVSCLDQDKAAADGQAIVQLMFIDADLMPVGTGRPRFHEVTYPDRSLFNGIAALHKGLAHGEDELDLESSLIRLLTVLLARHADAPGAASPTLRPRALRHVREMLHSQLNSNIKLDDLAAVAGCSKRHLIRSFRQAYGVPPHHYRTLLRLARAKSMLAAGRSVAETAAELGYCDQSQLNRHFRREFGMSAGGYARTVR; translated from the coding sequence ATGACTGAGTCCGCGGTCGAATGGCGTCACAGAAGAGCACGGTTCGGAGTCGAGAGCCTGGTTGTGCGCGCTGCCGATGGTGACTTCCCCACCGTTGTGAACGGTGGATACACTGTCAAGATCACGCATGGCGGCTCTGCACCCCCTTTTCAGTACCTCGGCCGAACCCAGGATCCCCCTGTTCCTGGCGCGGTGACGGTGATCGAGCCCCATGAGGTCGTGAGCTGCCTCGATCAGGACAAAGCCGCCGCTGACGGCCAGGCCATTGTGCAACTGATGTTCATTGACGCCGATCTCATGCCGGTCGGCACAGGCCGGCCGCGCTTTCATGAGGTGACCTATCCAGACCGCAGCCTCTTCAACGGCATTGCTGCGCTGCACAAGGGTTTGGCGCACGGCGAGGACGAGTTGGATCTCGAATCGTCGCTGATCCGCTTGCTGACCGTCCTGCTCGCCAGGCATGCGGATGCTCCCGGCGCAGCGAGTCCGACACTTCGTCCTCGAGCGCTTCGTCACGTACGAGAGATGCTCCACAGCCAACTGAACTCCAACATCAAGCTCGACGACCTCGCGGCAGTCGCCGGTTGCAGCAAACGCCACCTGATCAGGAGTTTCCGGCAGGCTTACGGGGTTCCACCGCACCATTACCGGACCCTGTTGCGCTTGGCACGCGCCAAGTCCATGCTGGCAGCGGGACGATCCGTGGCAGAGACCGCCGCCGAGCTTGGTTACTGTGACCAGAGCCAGCTCAACCGGCACTTCCGGCGGGAGTTCGGCATGAGCGCAGGTGGCTATGCCAGGACCGTGCGGTAG
- a CDS encoding alpha/beta fold hydrolase produces the protein MSKPYSDAANIPVNASQPVLTYHPVTLDVPGRPVPLEVKVSIPATGTDLPLILLSHGHGLANFLSSYNGYGPLANFFAAHGFAVIQPTHLDSTALGLRDTDLKDAPLFWRDRATDMHNILDRLDGIEAAVPGLAERRIDRDRIGAVGHSLGGNTVSLLLGAQMLDPDDDRPKDLSDSRVTAGVLIGAPGIGNDEYFAEWAKTNYPVLYYTDFEQMTGTGLIIVGDQDLNPNFSNRLSYRADAYSASPGGNKTMVTMYGAGHIFGGISGYDAAETGDENPERVATLRALVWAYLRSQLYSADPSWKNAVNALENGEDPMAKVETR, from the coding sequence ATGAGCAAGCCGTACAGCGACGCCGCCAACATCCCGGTCAACGCGTCGCAACCCGTCCTCACCTACCACCCGGTCACCCTCGACGTTCCCGGCCGACCCGTGCCGCTGGAGGTCAAGGTGTCGATCCCCGCGACCGGCACCGACCTGCCGCTCATCCTCCTGTCCCACGGGCACGGGCTGGCGAACTTCCTGTCCTCCTACAACGGCTACGGGCCGCTGGCCAACTTCTTCGCCGCCCACGGGTTCGCGGTCATCCAGCCGACCCACCTGGACTCGACGGCCCTCGGTCTGCGTGACACCGATCTCAAGGACGCGCCCCTGTTCTGGCGTGACCGCGCCACCGACATGCACAACATCCTCGACCGCCTCGACGGCATCGAGGCCGCCGTCCCTGGTCTTGCCGAACGGCGGATCGACAGGGACCGTATCGGTGCCGTAGGACATTCCCTGGGCGGCAACACCGTCTCCCTCCTCCTCGGAGCCCAGATGTTGGACCCGGACGACGACCGGCCGAAGGACCTCTCCGACTCTCGTGTCACGGCGGGAGTGCTCATCGGAGCTCCAGGCATCGGCAACGACGAGTACTTCGCCGAGTGGGCCAAGACGAACTACCCGGTGCTGTATTACACCGACTTCGAGCAGATGACAGGCACCGGCCTGATCATCGTGGGCGATCAGGACCTCAACCCCAACTTCTCCAATCGGCTCAGCTACCGTGCTGACGCTTACTCGGCCAGCCCCGGCGGCAACAAGACCATGGTGACCATGTACGGCGCTGGTCACATCTTCGGTGGCATATCCGGATACGACGCGGCAGAGACGGGCGACGAGAATCCCGAGCGCGTGGCGACTCTGCGGGCTCTCGTGTGGGCCTACTTGCGCAGCCAGCTCTACTCGGCCGACCCGTCCTGGAAGAACGCGGTGAACGCCCTGGAGAACGGTGAAGACCCGATGGCCAAGGTCGAAACGAGGTAG